A single genomic interval of Oryzomonas sagensis harbors:
- a CDS encoding exodeoxyribonuclease VII small subunit, with the protein MATEKFETSLKKLEEIVKRLEGGSISLEDSLKAFEEGVKHAAFCSQKLDEAERRVEVLLKRKDGTFGREPFEPEE; encoded by the coding sequence ATGGCAACGGAAAAATTCGAAACGTCCCTGAAAAAGCTGGAAGAGATCGTCAAACGCCTGGAAGGCGGCTCGATTTCCCTGGAGGACTCCCTCAAGGCCTTCGAAGAAGGGGTCAAACACGCCGCTTTCTGTTCCCAAAAACTGGACGAGGCCGAACGACGGGTCGAGGTGCTGCTGAAGCGCAAGGACGGAACCTTTGGCCGAGAGCCGTTCGAACCGGAAGAATAA
- a CDS encoding polyprenyl synthetase family protein yields MDLKTYLKEQCTRVDEALDRFLPKETELPHNLHKAMRYSVFAGGKRVRPILMLAACQAVGGDTERAIPAACAMEMIHTYSLIHDDLPAMDDDDFRRGNPTNHKVFGEAIAILAGDALLTEAFKLASDPRLNSDVPPAARLAVINEIAVGAGSHGMVGGQVVDMESEGKPDIDLPIVQYIHTHKTGALIKASVVAGALLGGADETKLAAVKRYGEAAGLAFQIADDILDIEGTTEEIGKDAGSDEARGKATYPAVMGLPAAKAEARTMMDEAMAALEIFGPEADPLRNIAQYIVNRKN; encoded by the coding sequence ATGGATTTGAAGACATACCTGAAAGAACAGTGCACACGGGTTGACGAAGCCCTGGACCGCTTCCTCCCCAAGGAAACCGAGCTTCCCCACAACCTGCACAAGGCCATGCGCTACTCGGTCTTTGCCGGCGGCAAGCGGGTGCGGCCGATCCTGATGCTGGCCGCCTGCCAGGCGGTCGGCGGCGACACGGAGCGCGCCATACCGGCGGCTTGCGCCATGGAGATGATCCATACCTACTCCCTGATCCACGACGACCTGCCCGCCATGGACGACGACGATTTCCGGCGCGGCAACCCCACCAACCACAAGGTTTTTGGCGAGGCCATCGCCATCCTGGCCGGGGATGCCCTGCTGACCGAGGCTTTCAAGCTGGCCAGCGACCCGCGCCTCAACAGCGATGTACCGCCTGCCGCACGCCTGGCGGTCATCAACGAAATCGCGGTCGGTGCCGGCTCCCACGGCATGGTGGGCGGACAGGTCGTGGACATGGAGAGCGAAGGCAAGCCGGATATCGACCTGCCCATCGTGCAGTACATCCACACCCACAAAACCGGCGCCCTGATCAAGGCCTCGGTGGTTGCCGGCGCACTGTTGGGGGGAGCGGACGAGACCAAACTGGCTGCCGTCAAGCGATACGGCGAGGCTGCCGGACTGGCCTTCCAGATCGCCGACGATATCCTGGATATCGAGGGCACCACCGAGGAGATCGGCAAGGATGCAGGCAGCGACGAGGCCCGCGGCAAGGCGACCTATCCGGCGGTAATGGGCTTGCCGGCGGCCAAGGCAGAAGCCCGGACCATGATGGATGAGGCCATGGCCGCCCTGGAGATCTTCGGCCCCGAGGCCGATCCGCTGCGGAACATCGCCCAGTATATCGTCAACAGGAAGAACTGA
- the dxs gene encoding 1-deoxy-D-xylulose-5-phosphate synthase, giving the protein MAILETINSPDDLKKLPLSQLPAVAAELRTMIIETCAKNGGHLAPSLGVVELTIALHRTFDSPADKIIWDVGHQAYAHKILTGRRERFPTLRTLNGITGFPKRAESPHDAFGVGHSSTSISAATGYAAARDLDERRNKVVAVIGDGSMTGGMAYEGINNAGALAKDLIVILNDNEMSIAENVGALSTFLSRTSSSEFVYRFKKNTEAFLKRMDVGKGVLHVARKLEESFKGLFTPGMMFEAFGFNYIGPIDGHDLPKLLETLEGIKKFHDPVLIHVLTKKGKGYKPAEDNPSLFHGVGPFEIETGKVLKGKGGAASYTAIFGNTLCKLAAEDERIVAITAAMPDGTGLSGFAKEYPERFFDMGIAEQHGVAFAAGLAASGLRPVFAVYSTFLQRAYDLVFHDVCLQNLPVTFAVDRAGVVGSDGPTHHGAFDLSYLRHLPNMTLMAPKDENELQHMLTTALHLGGPAAVRYPRGNGYGVPLEQTLAPLPVGRAELLREGGDGVLLALGTMVYPALEAAGQLEKEHGMALAVVNARFVKPLDEALILELARTHGRIVTLEENALQGGFGTAILELLEQHGLTGVPVLRLGYPDHYIPQGEQHELRAMVGLDCAGIVASVHAFISRP; this is encoded by the coding sequence ATGGCTATCCTTGAAACGATAAACTCCCCCGATGACCTGAAAAAGCTCCCTCTGTCCCAACTTCCGGCCGTGGCTGCGGAGCTTCGCACCATGATCATCGAAACGTGCGCAAAGAACGGCGGCCATCTGGCGCCCAGCCTGGGCGTTGTGGAACTGACCATTGCCCTGCACCGGACATTCGACTCGCCTGCCGACAAGATCATCTGGGATGTGGGCCATCAGGCCTACGCCCACAAGATCCTCACCGGCCGGCGGGAGCGGTTCCCCACCCTGCGCACCCTGAACGGCATCACCGGCTTCCCCAAACGGGCCGAATCGCCCCACGACGCTTTTGGCGTCGGCCACTCCTCCACCTCCATCTCGGCGGCCACCGGCTATGCCGCAGCACGTGACCTGGATGAGCGCAGGAACAAGGTGGTTGCGGTGATCGGCGACGGCTCCATGACCGGCGGCATGGCCTACGAAGGGATAAACAACGCCGGCGCCCTGGCCAAGGACCTGATCGTCATCCTCAATGACAACGAGATGTCCATTGCCGAAAATGTCGGCGCCCTCTCCACCTTTCTGAGCCGTACCTCCTCCAGCGAATTCGTGTATCGCTTTAAAAAGAATACGGAGGCGTTTCTCAAACGGATGGACGTTGGCAAAGGGGTTCTGCATGTCGCCCGCAAGCTGGAGGAGTCCTTCAAGGGGCTCTTCACCCCCGGCATGATGTTCGAGGCGTTCGGCTTCAATTATATCGGTCCCATCGATGGACACGATCTGCCGAAGCTATTGGAAACCCTGGAGGGGATCAAGAAGTTCCATGATCCCGTCCTGATCCATGTCCTGACCAAGAAAGGCAAAGGTTATAAACCTGCCGAAGACAACCCGTCGCTTTTCCACGGCGTCGGACCGTTCGAGATCGAAACCGGCAAGGTGCTCAAGGGGAAAGGCGGTGCCGCATCCTACACCGCAATCTTCGGCAACACCCTCTGTAAACTGGCTGCCGAAGACGAACGGATCGTGGCCATCACCGCTGCCATGCCCGACGGCACCGGTCTGAGCGGATTCGCCAAGGAATACCCCGAACGTTTTTTCGACATGGGCATCGCCGAACAGCATGGGGTGGCCTTTGCCGCCGGCCTGGCGGCCAGTGGCCTGCGGCCGGTATTCGCGGTCTACTCCACCTTCCTGCAACGCGCCTACGACCTGGTTTTCCACGATGTCTGCCTGCAGAACCTGCCGGTGACCTTTGCCGTGGACCGGGCGGGGGTGGTCGGCAGCGACGGCCCCACCCATCACGGCGCCTTCGACCTCTCCTACCTGCGTCACCTGCCCAACATGACCCTGATGGCGCCCAAAGACGAAAACGAACTCCAGCACATGCTGACCACCGCCCTTCACTTGGGCGGCCCGGCCGCCGTGCGTTATCCCCGGGGAAACGGCTATGGCGTGCCGCTGGAGCAGACCCTGGCCCCGCTCCCCGTGGGTCGGGCCGAACTGCTCCGCGAAGGAGGGGACGGCGTGCTGCTGGCCCTGGGCACCATGGTCTACCCCGCCCTGGAGGCGGCCGGGCAACTTGAAAAAGAGCACGGCATGGCACTGGCCGTTGTCAATGCCCGCTTCGTAAAGCCGCTGGACGAGGCGCTGATCCTGGAACTCGCCCGCACGCACGGCCGGATTGTGACCCTGGAGGAGAACGCCTTGCAAGGCGGTTTCGGTACGGCCATACTGGAGTTGCTGGAACAGCACGGCCTGACCGGCGTACCGGTTCTGCGCCTCGGCTACCCCGACCACTACATACCCCAGGGCGAACAGCACGAACTGCGCGCCATGGTGGGACTCGACTGCGCCGGGATCGTAGCATCGGTGCACGCCTTCATCTCCCGCCCATGA
- a CDS encoding peptidase MA family metallohydrolase yields MRRCRHSLLYHAALFLTASCLSSSLLYAAEPVNNDPPQNDKTSPSTAPRYSEKDLEQLESSHRLFPLNEKITYNLASAYAAYGHQLFAQKRYEQADAVFLKAQELYPDDAAYALLRGICNYHLKKYEIARSELEQARSQAGDSIEVLFFLGLVLYDTDDRQQAVELWELALKRAPGRKEILDVLSKARKETAVEASMDQGHSSRFDLSYDPDVDTAFALTVLDVLESAASTVNSELDHYPQARVPVGIYKRSDYRTVTDSPDWSGGVYDGKIRLPFGSAKEINPALRAVLYHEYAHVVVFELTRGNCPLWLNEGIAEVFGRTQYNRPLTELEHAVRKGVVTDFRKLEKSFSGLASADAMLAYQQSYSMVDYLVTTYGWHRVKQILVGLGNGLNIETAITAALADYNLTYDGIIREWRERLVGGSTEEK; encoded by the coding sequence TTGCGAAGATGCCGGCATTCCCTGTTGTACCACGCCGCCCTTTTCCTGACGGCATCATGCCTGTCGTCTTCTCTCCTCTACGCCGCCGAGCCGGTCAATAACGATCCCCCCCAAAACGATAAAACGTCCCCCTCAACGGCTCCCCGGTATAGCGAAAAAGACCTGGAACAACTGGAAAGCAGCCATCGCCTGTTCCCGCTCAACGAGAAGATTACGTATAATCTGGCAAGCGCATATGCGGCGTACGGGCACCAACTCTTCGCGCAAAAACGCTACGAACAGGCGGACGCGGTATTCCTCAAGGCCCAGGAACTTTATCCCGATGACGCAGCCTATGCCCTGCTGCGAGGCATCTGCAACTACCACCTCAAAAAATACGAGATAGCCCGTTCCGAACTGGAACAGGCCCGTTCACAGGCGGGCGACTCTATCGAGGTGCTCTTTTTTCTTGGCTTGGTGCTGTACGATACCGACGACCGCCAACAGGCGGTGGAACTCTGGGAACTCGCCCTGAAACGCGCGCCGGGACGCAAGGAAATTCTCGATGTACTCAGCAAGGCGCGCAAGGAAACGGCCGTCGAAGCGTCCATGGACCAGGGACATAGCTCCCGTTTCGATCTTTCCTACGATCCTGATGTGGATACGGCCTTTGCCCTGACAGTCCTGGACGTGCTGGAATCGGCGGCCAGCACGGTCAATTCCGAACTTGACCACTATCCTCAGGCACGCGTACCGGTAGGCATTTACAAACGTAGCGACTACCGGACCGTAACCGATTCGCCCGACTGGTCCGGCGGGGTCTACGACGGCAAGATCAGGCTCCCCTTCGGCTCCGCAAAAGAGATAAACCCGGCCTTACGGGCAGTTCTGTATCATGAGTATGCCCATGTGGTGGTATTCGAACTGACACGCGGCAACTGCCCGCTCTGGCTCAACGAAGGTATTGCCGAAGTCTTCGGCAGGACGCAGTATAACCGCCCCCTGACCGAATTGGAGCATGCCGTTCGCAAAGGCGTCGTTACCGACTTCAGAAAACTCGAAAAAAGCTTCAGCGGCCTCGCCTCTGCCGATGCCATGCTGGCCTACCAGCAGAGCTACAGCATGGTGGACTATCTGGTGACCACCTATGGCTGGCACCGGGTAAAGCAGATACTCGTCGGCCTGGGTAACGGTCTGAATATCGAGACGGCTATTACAGCGGCATTGGCCGACTATAACCTGACCTATGACGGAATCATCAGGGAATGGCGCGAACGTCTTGTTGGGGGCAGTACGGAGGAAAAGTAA